In the Bacillus sp. FJAT-42376 genome, CTCGCTTAGCTCATCCGGAAAGATGGGGGACAGCAAGGGGTGTTTTCCTACATTGGAATAAAAAGCATCAACAAGCTGGGAAAGAAGCTCTTTTCCAATCGCTTCGTACGGAGTTGCAAAAGATTCTGCCATGTTGATAACTCCTTTATCGAAAATTCTCTTTATATAGAGTGATAACCGTTTGTGAGACATTCATAAAATCGCATGGCGCCAAGGGTTGAAAGAACCCCCGGCTCATGTAATAAGCTTATTTTAACAATGAGAACCATATATCTCAAACAAATCGCATTATCTTTTAGCAAAATTTCCGTTTTCTCACAAAAAAAACAGCCCTTTACGGACTGAATACCTTACGCAAAATAGGAAGCAGATATTTTTTCGACATAATTTCGGGTCTCTTTAAAAGGCGGGATTCCGCCATATTTATCAACGTTTCCGGGTCCTGCGTTGTAGGCTGCAAGGGCAAGCGTTACGTCTCCGTCATACTTGGTTAGCATTTGTTTTAAGTATTTTGTTCCGCCCATCACGTTTTCTTTTGGATCAAATGGATTTTCGACTCCGAGACCTTTCGCTGTAGCAGGCATCAGCTGCATCAGCCCCATTGCTCCTGCACCGCTTTTGGCCTCCGGATTAAAATTGGATTCCTGCTTAATGACAGACCGGATCAGGTTCGGGTCCACCCCATAACTTTTAGCGGCTTCCTCAATAATGGTTTCAATGGAAGCGGGACCTGCCGGAAGCTTAACCGCAGTGGCTTTCATACTGTCCAAAGAAGGAAGGGGCTGGGCTCCGAAAGCCATTTGGCGGCTGCGGATCGAGGGATACTCGGCAGCATTGGAAGTGCCTGTGTAAAATTGAAGCATCGTATCAAGCAAGTCACTGAACATTTCGCTTGCCGGCTGACCGGTTTGATTTTTGGAATTCATATCAAGGGAGCGGAGATTCTGAAGTTCCATCATTGTCTGAAACGGCTTAATATCCATTTGGAATTCACTCCTCTATTCTTTATATTTTTGTTCGTAGAAACGGCGGACCTTATTTTTCGTTGGGCGGACGGGAATTTGATGCATGTCGAGAAGGCGGCTGAAATAAAGTTCTCCAGCGGCGAATTCATTAGCTTCAAATTCTAATTCGAAGTCCTCTATTGTTAAATATCGGCTCCGATCGAGAACGATTAAGCCATTTTCTGATTTTTTTTCGGCCCGCCATGTGGTTAACGATCCAAAATAGGTGACGGCAAGAGGATCTATCCCCAATTGCGAAAGCTGATTGTATACAATGCCTGCAGGAAATTGCTGCTTGTCCATTAGGAGGCGTGCCGTTTCGTGCGAAAGAATTTCCTCTGTTTCAAGAAGACCTGTTTCGGCAGGTTCTTTTAGTGTCAGCACCCACTCTCCATGTTTAAAGCGGGTTCGCAGTGCAGCCTGCTTCGCCTTTATTTGAAAGTCATTCGTATCAAAATAATGATTGACCTGCTCTTTAAAATCCTCTTCTTCAAATCCGAAAGCAGCGGATAGCCGCTGGAATTCATCTTCTGTAAGCATGTTTTTAAACTCGATTTCAATATGCTGGGCCATGGTGATCCTCCAATAATTCTTGTTTCCTCTATTATCCCTTTTTCAAAGAGGGAGGGCAACGGGATAATCCAAGAGGTTCTTTTTTTATGAAAGGCGACATTATGGTAAAATGGATGTGTAGTTTTGGATTGGAAGGAGTTTGGATAATGAATAAGAGAATAGAAGTAAAAGAAGTGTCGTCAGAGAGCGAAAAATTGATGCTTATAGCGGATGCATACGATGGCGAGGCACAGCAGCTTGAAGCAAAAGGGCAAATATTGGCGGATTCAGACCGCATCGCCTTTATATACATATTGGAAAATCCTGAACATTTTACATACTTAAGCATTCCGGCTGCCTATTGGCCGCACCTTGAGAAAGCAAGAAAAGAATCCGCATCAGTATGGGCCCGTATTAATGAAACAGACATAGAGCTTGAGCATTTTTGCGCAGAACTTGAGGAACTCGTTCAAAACATAGCAGGAAATGCAAATTACGGGGATGAAATGGAAGGAAAAGTGTCTGAAGTGTTTGCTTCCTTAGCGTAAGAAAAAATGAGAACATTTCATGCTGGGGGCGATGGTAGATGGATGAAAAAGAATGGAAGCGGTTTTTGGCTCCCTATCAGCAGGCGGTCGACGAGCTGAAGGTTAAGCTGAAAGGATCAAGAGCTGAATATGAACTTGACCGCTCGCACTCTCCTATTGAATTTGTGACAGGCAGAGTGAAGCCGATTGCAAGTATTTTAGATAAAGCAAAGCGGAAAAACATTGATTTGGATAAGCTGGACAGTGATATGCAGGATATTGCCGGCCTGAGAATGATGTGCCAGTTTACAGATGATATCCGCGTCGTCGTGAACATGCTGAGAAAAAGAAAAGATTTAGAGATTGTCGAGGAGCGGGATTATATTTCACACAAGAAAGAGAGCGGTTACCGTTCTTATCATGTAGTGGCGCACTACCCGGTCCAGACGATCAGCGGGGAAAAAAAGATTCTGGTTGAAATTCAGATACGCACTCTGGCCATGAATTTTTGGGCAACGGTTGAGCATTCCCTCAATTACAAATACAAAGGAAATTTCCCTGATGCGATTCGGATCCGTCTGAAGCGGGCAGCGGAAGCCGCATACAGGCTGGATGAAGAGATGTCGCTGATCAAAGGGGAAATTCAAGAAGCCCATGCTATTTTCTCCAGAAAAACGGAAACGAACGAGACGGACTAGGAGCGATTCCAAAATTATTGAAAAGGGGCCTGGAATATGAGATTTGCAATTACGTCTAAAGGCGATAACAAATCGAATACGCTGATGCAGAAAATGAGGTCTTATTTGAGCGATTTTGAGCTTGAGTACGATGAAGACAGACCCGACATTGTGATCTCCGTAGGCGGCGACGGCACCCTTCTGTATGCCTTTCACCGGTATCGCAGCCGTTTGGATAAGACCGCATTTATTGGGGTTCATACAGGACATCTCGGCTTTTATGCAGACTGGGTGCCGGACGAAATCGAAAAACTGGTCATTGCGATCGCAAAGACTCCCCATCAGATTGTGGAATATCCGATTCTCGAAGTGATTATCCGCCACAACGACGGCGGAAAAGAAGCGCGTTACCTCGCTCTGAATGAATGCACAGTAAAAGCCATTGAGAATTCTCTCGTCATGGATGTAGAAATTAAAGGCCAAAAGTTTGAAACCTTCCGGGGAGACGGGTTATGCATATCCACTCCATCAGGAAGCACAGCGTATAATAAAGCCCTGGGCGGTGCTATTCTGCATCCATCCATCCGGGCGATCCAGCTTGCCGAAATGGCCTCCATAAATAACCGTGTGTTCCGTACAGTCGGATCTCCCCTCATCCTGCCGGACCACCATACATGCATGCTGAAGCCGGTCAATGATGTAGATTTTCAGATTACGATTGACCATTTGACTCTTCTGCACAAGGACGTTAAATCCATTCAATGCCGTGTAGCAAAAGAAAACGTGCGGTTTGCGCGATTCCGTCCGTTCCCGTTCTGGAAGCGCGTGAAGGATTCCTTTATTGGACAGTAAGCAGTTCCGCCTGGAATGGTGCGTGTCAAAAGAAGAGAGCGGTATGATGGTGAAAGAGTTTTTAAAGGGGAAGCAGCTCACGAAGAGGGCGCTGACGGATATTAAATTCAGCGGCGGGGATATTCAGGTGAACGGGCAGAAGGAAACAGTGAGGCGAAGGCTTGCGGAAGGCGACCGGGTTGCTGTTATGTTCCCGGAGGAAAAGCCGAGTGAAGGACTGATTCCTCAGGAGATCCCGCTGTCCATCGTTTACGAAGATGATCATTGCATTGTTTTAAATAAACGGGCCGGCATGCCGACGATTCCGTCCCGCCTGCATCCGGATCAGACCGTTGCAAATGGGCTGCTGTACCATCTGCAAAAACAGCAGCTGTCTTCGACCATCCATATTGTCAACCGGCTCGATAAGGATACGTCTGGACTAATGCTTGCAGCAAAGCACCGCTACAGCCACTCCCTTTTTTCTATGCAGCAAAAGGAAATCGGCATCCACCGCGCATACACAGCCATTGTGCATGGACGGGTGGAATCAGATGAAGGAATGATTAATAAACCGATTGGCCGCAAACCAGGCAGCATCATTGAAAGGGAAGTGCGGGAAGATGGCCAGCATGCGGTAACCGCCTATAAGACTTTAGGAAGAAAAGAAAGCTTCAGCCTGCTTTCGCTGAAGCTTGAAACAGGAAGAACCCATCAGATCCGTGTGCATATGAGCAGCATCGGACATCCGCTGGCCGGAGATACGCTGTATGGCGGGCTGGATGACCGGATGAAAAGACAGGCTCTGCATAGTACAGAACTGACATTTTGGCATCCGTTTCTTCAGAAGGAATTGAAATTTGAGACCGGGCTGCCGGACGATATGAAGGAATTTTGGCTGGCAGAAAAATAAGCGCTGAAACCCCCGGTCCTTAAGCCGGGGGTTGTTGTATTTCCTTTGTTTTTTTCGGACTGGGAGCCGTGTAAACCGCGTCTATAAATGCAGAAACTGATAAAGAACAATGAAGAAAATAAATGCAGCCGCCGCAGCGTATCCTGCAGCCCATTTTTTGCTGGTTTTCATTCTGGAAAAGACGTTTAGGGTCAAGATACAAACTGAAACGAGATTTAATAAAGGATAATAAACGGGCGAAGGAAACGTTATGCCTAAAATGAATATTATGAAAATGACGATTAGAAAGAAAAGGGCCAGTCCATCAAATCGTTTGCGCCGGCCGTTCTTTTTTCCTTTTAATGAATCCTCGATCCCATGCCCTTCAGAAGCTTCCCGCTTAAGAGTGGACAAACCTTCATCATCTCCCTTCTCATGCATGCACAGACTGGACATAAAATGGCGGGCGGCTTTGCTTTTCACCCAGCCTGCTTGATCATTTCTCTGGCTATTCTTTTGTACAGGAGAACAAAAGAAACAGCGGGATTCTCATCCGGCGTCTGTATTCCTCGGGATCGGAAAACAGAGCAGGGTCGGGCTTCGGTTCCATCATTTTGTCAATGATAAACCCGGCTTCTGTCAGAGCGGAAAAATAATCTCCTGCCGTCCGGTGATATTTGACGACTTGCTCCCCCATCCAGTCCTCGACCCGTTTACCCGTGTGAAAATAATCATCTACAATCCAGTCGCTTCTTTTTTCTCCTGATTTTGCACTTTTGCCGGACGAGGTGAGAAGGGGATGCTGAAGACTGAATACAAACCGTCCGCCCGGTTTTAACGTATGGATAATGGAGTGGAACAAAGAGTCCATGTTTTCGATATAGTGAATCGCGAGCTGGGAAACGACCAGATCAAATACCTCTGCAGGATAGGAGTACTCCTCCATTTGGCATAACTCCATTTTTCCTTCGGTGTCTTCGAGCACCCGGATCGCTTCCTCAAACATATTGTTTGAGCCTTCAATTCCAAGATAGGACGAACATCCTTTTTCAAGCAGGGCCAATCCGAGGGAGGCATCTCCGCATCCCAGATCCAGAACTGACTTGCCTTCAGGGCTGCCGATCAGCTCCAGCATGGCGGGTGTTTCTATACGGAGGTTCGGACTATCCGCCCGGTATCTCCTGTTCATAAACTGAGTGAAAAAGGCATCTTCGTCATAGGCTTTTGCCCCTTTTCGTTCCATAAAGATCCCCCTTTTAATCGTGCAGTGATCTTCAAGATTTTACGTTAATTTTCATATTTTGACAATCTAAATTTCCGGGAATTCCCTGAAACGGGATTCGTCAAACGGCATAGAAGAAGGGACCGAAACGATTTCTTCCTCCGGGTATCTGAGTGCAGTCAGATGTCCGCCGAATACAGCCCCTGTATCAATATTAATTGTTCGGTTCATCTGTCTCGGTTTTTTTACAGGTGTATGGCCGTATACGATGAGAGGATCCCCTTTGTATTGAAGAGCCCAGTCACCGCGCTCCGGCAGTCCGTTTTCCATCAGTCTCCCGGTGACATCCCCGTACAAAACAAATTCCCTGATCCGATTCGTGTATCTTCCAATGTCTTTTTCCTGAATTCCGGCATGGGCTACAATCAGCTTTCCATTATCCAGTACCTGATAAATTGGTGCTTGTTCGAACAGGTTCATAAACGTATCCCGGATTTTGTTTCGTTCCCGCTCACTCAGCCTTTCCAGTTCGGCCACCGTTGTCTCAAGACCGTGTTTGATTTGGACCTTGTTTCCTTTGAAATAGCGGTAAAGCTTGTCACAGTGATTTCCAGGGGAGTAGAAACCATGTTCGGATTTAACGATTGCCGCCGTTTTTTCAATGACTTGCAAAGAAGCGGGTCCCCGGTCCGTCAAATCTCCTGCAAAGGACAGCTTCCGGCCTTCCGGATGAACCGGCACACCGTTTTGTTCCTGATAGCCTAATTTTTCAAGAAGATCATTCAATTCCTGAAAGCATCCGTGCACATCTCCAATGATATCGACTTTCATTTTCTTCACTCCCAAATCCGCGTCGTTCGGGTTATTTTCCTGCTGTTATCACAAACTATACCCAAAGATCCACCCGGATTTCAAATCGGGCAGCCAGGTACAGGGCAGCAAGGGTTAAGGGTGGAAGAAAAAAAGGGAATGCGTTATTCTAATCACTATGTTATTATGCTTTTTTCAGGCGTACAGCTATAAATAAGGGAGGGGATGTCTGTGGCGGAAATACAAAAAATGGATGAGCTTGAAGAGGAGCTTTTGCTGGCTGAACTCAGGGAAGAGCGGATGGATGCGTTCAGGGAGCTGTTTTTTGACCGTCATTCCTATGATCAGGGAAGATGGTTTGTGAAGCTTGAACCTGAAGACCGGGGACTCCTCTACCGCTTTCTTTCACCGGAAGAAATGGCCGCGATATTTGAAAATATTGATGCAGATGAAGAAGAGGTAGAAATCTACCTGTCTGAAATGGATTCGATTTATGCCGCTCAAATGCTTGCGCAAATGTATGCGGATGACGCAGTCGACGTTCTGAATGAGCTTGATCAGGGGCAGGTAGCCGGGTATCTGACCTTGATGGAGGAAAAGGCTGCCAAGGAAATCCGCGAGCTTCTCCATTATAAAGAATTTACAGCGGGAAGCATCATGACGACCGAGTTTGTCGCCATACATGCCCATCAAACGGTCCGGTCCGCGATGCAGATTTTAAAAACGGAAGCTCCGAATGCAGAAACCATCTATTATACATTTGTTGTTGACGAAGACAGGCGTCTTGTCGGGGTTATTTCGTTAAGGGACCTTATTATTTCAGATGATGATACGATGATTGCTGAAATCATGAATGAAAGGGTCTATTCGGTTCTGGTCTCTGTCGACCAGGAGGAGGCTGCAAGGAAAATCAGGGACTATAATTTCCTTGCACTGCCCGTAGTGGATATCAATGACCGGCTGCTTGGAATTATCACGATCGATGATATCGTGGACGTGATTGATGAAGAAGCCTCAGATGATTATTCCAAGCTTGCAGGGGTAACGGATGTGGACTCAATTGATAAAGGGCCGTTTTCAGCAGCCAAAAAGAGGCTTCCGTGGCTCATCATTCTGCTGTTTCTCGGAATGCTGACGGCAAGCATGATCGGCCGTTTTGAAAAAACGCTCGATCAGGTCGCCATTCTTTCTGTCTTTATTCCGCTTATTGCCGGAATGGCCGGAAATACAGGAACTCAGGCGCTCGCGGTCGCGATCAGAAGAATTGCGCTTGGAGAAATTGAAAAAGAAACGTCATTTAAAATTCTTGCCAGAGAAGCAGGAACGGGGCTGATTGCCGGTGCGGTATGCGGTGTACTGGTTACAGGAGTTGTCTTTATGTGGAAAGGTGATTTGCTGCTCGGCATGCTTGTTGGCGCGGCGATCCTCTGTTCGCTCATTGTCGCTGCAGTAGCCGGGGCGATGGTTCCAATCATTATGCACCGCTTTAAAATTGACCCGGCTGTAGCATCCGGGCCGTTTATTACAACGATTAACGATATTATCAGTATTTTAATTTATCTTGGACTGGCTACCCTATTTATCCAAAATCTTCATTCATAGACAGGAGGGAACTGTATGGAACACGGTGCTTCCGTAACATCATTGGTCATTGTCGTTCTCGTCGCGTTTCTGACCCCGATTCTGATGCACCGGCTCAGGCTGAATTTTATGCCGGTTGTTGTAGCCGAAATTTTAATGGGGCTCGTCATCGGGAAAAGCGGGTTTGATATCGTCGATCAGGACACATGGCTTCAGACACTTTCAACACTCGGCTTTATTTTCCTTATGTTTTTGAGCGGGCTGGAAATTGATTTCAGCGCTTTTACAGGAGGAAAAAGAAAGGAAAAGCTGCCGAATGGGAAGCCTGTTCCAAATACCTTTCTTGCATCCGGAGTGGTTTTTGCCGGAATTTTTGTCCTTTCGATTTTGCTTTCGCTCCTTTTCGTATGGACAGGCTTTATTAAAAATGCTTTCCTCATGACCTTAATTATTTCCACCATCTCGCTTGGTGTGGTGGTTCCGACCTTGAAGGAAGCCAATATCATGAAAAGCAACATCGGCCAGATCATCCTTCTCGTCGCCGTGATCGCAGATTTGGTGACGATGATCCTCCTTGCCGTTTTTGCTTCTATCTATGGAGATGGAGGGGGAAGCATCTGGCTGCTGCTGATCCTATTTGCAGCCGGAATTGTTTTATATTTTGTCGGGAACCGGTTCAAAAACCGTTCATTCGTGGAATCCATGTCCCAGGGGACAATCCAGATTGGAACAAGGGCCGTATTCGCCCTGATCATCATTTTAGTTGGGATTTCAGAAACCATCGGAGCCGAAAATATCTTGGGGGCCTTTTTGGCCGGGGTGCTCGTTTCCCTTCTGTCCCCGAATAAAGAAATGGTTCAGAAGCTTGATTCCTTCGGCTATGGATTCCTCATTCCGATCTTCTTCGTGATGATCGGTGTGGATCTTGATTTATGGAAGCTGTTTGAAGATCCGAAAATCCTGGTATTGATTCCACTATTACTGGTCGCCTTATTTCTGTCTAAGCTGCTGCCGATTCTTTATTTGCGGAAATGGTACGATATGCGGACAACCTTGTCAGCCGGTTTCCTTTTAACGGCGACCCTGTCCCTTGTTATTGCAGCGACAACCATCGGACAGAAAGCAAATGTCATTGATGCACAGATGTCAGGAGCGCTCATTGTGACGGCAGTTCTTTCAAGTATTATCTCTCCCATCGGGTTCAAGAAGCTCTTTCCGAAGCAGAAGCATGAAGACCAGAAGCTGAAAGTGGCTCTGATCGGGGCCAATCAAATGACACTGCCGGTTACGAGAGAACTCAATCCTGATTATTATCAGACCGTTGTTTTTCACACGTTCCAGGATAAAATGGATGACCAGATTGCCGAATCCCTTTTTGAAATCAAGGAACTGGAAGATTATTCGATGGAAAGTCTGCAGAAGAGCCATGTCTTTGATGCGGATATACTAGTCGTAGCAACGGGGGATGAGCAAACGAACGCAGATATTGCGATGTTTGCCAAAGAGAAAAAGGTGCCCCGTGTCATTGCCAGTATCTCATCCTCAGAGCTTGGAGAAAAATTGAAGGACCATGGCGTTGAGTTATTCTCTGTCCTTCTCTCTACAAAAGTATTGCTCCAGGCTTTAATCGAATCGCCTGATATCGTCCGGATCTTAACGAATAAAGAAACAGGTCTTTATCAGATTAAAATGAACAATTCCAAATATGCAGGGGTGACTGTGCGCAGTTTTCCATTCACGGGAGACATTATCTTTGTCCGGATTTTCAGGGGGAAAGACTCGATCGTTCCTCACGGGGATACGAACCTTCAGGAAGGGGACCGGCTTCTTGTGACAGGTTCCTCTGAATATGTAGCCGAACTGCGCAGAGAACTGCAGAATTAGTTTTCGGACAGGTGCCATTGGTGCCTGTCTTTTTTGAAGGAGAGATGCTATAATTGGAACCAGGTACTAATAACTTGTATAAAACAGGAGGCACGCCCGATGAACGTTTCTTTAGAAGGCCGCAATATTGTGGTAATGGGAGTCGCAAACAAGCGCAGCATTGCCTGGGGAATTGCGCGTTCTCTTCATAATGCAGGCGCAAGAATTATTTTTACATATGCAGGAGACCGCTTTGAAAAACCGGTAAAAGACCTTGCCGATACATTGGATCGCAGTGATTCTTTATTTTTTCCATGTGACATCACGAACGATGAAGAAATTAAACAATGCTTTGCCGATATTAAAGCAGAAGTCAGTGTCCTCCACGGAGTAGCCCACTGCATCGCTTTCGCCAATAAAGAAGACCTGGCCGGCGATTATATGGATACCACGCGTGAAGGATTCCTGCTCGCCCACAACATCAGCTCCTATTCTCTGACAGCCGTTGCTAAAGAGGCAAAAGGGCTGATGACAGAAGGCGGCAGCATCGTCACTCTTACGTATCTTGGAGGAGAGCGCGTTGTGAAAAACTACAACGTAATGGGCGTGGCGAAAGCTTCTCTTGATGCCAGCGTGAAATATTTGGCAGAAGACTTAGGGAAAGAAAAAATCCGCGTTAATTCCATTTCGGCAGGTCCGATTCGTACTCTTTCTGCAAAAGGAATCAGCGACTTCAATTCCATTCTGAAGGAAATTGAAGAAAAAGCACCGCTTCGCCGCACGACAACTCCAGAAGAAGTAGGAGATACGGCTCTCTTTCTTTTCAGTGACCTATCCCGCGGCATGACTGGTGAAAACCTGCATGTAGATTCAGGCTATCATATTATCGGCGGATAAACGCCGCAAAAAAGGGACGGTCTAATAAGTCCTGCCCAGAGAAAATAGTTGAACATAAAACCCCCGGGATGCTTTGTTGATGTAAAGCATCCTGGGGGTTTTTGTAAAAAATGGGTGAGCAGCTCTTGCTAAACGGCTAGCCGGGCATTTTAGAAGCCTTTTTGGCCAGCCCCTTCATTCAGCCTTTTTATCTTTTCTGATTTGCTGAAAGGTGAACAAAAGTCCTGTAAATCCGGCAAAAAAAGAAGGGAAAAGGGAGAAAAGAAAGTATTCCCATTCTCCGGAAGCGAGCGAAAGAGAAAGAAACAGAAGCGGAAATCCAATCATAGCAATAAGCGATGCCAGCAGTCCGGCTTTTGTCTGATTGGTCATCCGGCTTGCCTCGAAAAATAAGCGGCTGACACAATTAGCGACAAACAATGAAGGACATAAACTCCGCTTAAAATAAAGAATGAAAGCGAGATTCCTTCGAATAGAATGACTAAAGCCCAGGCAATTAAGATTACTGCAAAGGTTATATTCCAGGAAATTGCTTTCGCGTTGGACATCAGATAATGATAGCGTTCATCTAATCCGCGCTTCTTTTTGCTGAACCGTTTGCCGAAAACAATAGCTGTTCCAGCAAAGATGACGCCCGCTATCAGCCCGGATAAAGCAATCCAATTATTGATCAGCGTTCCAGTCAATATTCTCATCTCCCTCAAAAATAAATAAGTCTTCAATGCTGCATTTAAATACCTGGGCAAGCTTGTGGGCTAAAACAAGAGAGGGCTTATATTTGCCCTTTTCCAATGAGATAACCGTTTGCCTCGATACATCTAACACTTGGGACAGTTCTTCCTGCGTTATCTGGCTTTCTGTCCTTTTTTCACGAATGAGTGACCTCAATATTGGCCTCCTTCAGTCTGTATGTAAAGTTTACTGTACGTTAAGTGTACTTTACTATTTATTGGCAGTCAAGTTCGCTTCCCTTTTTTCTAATAAGAAATTTGATTATAATTAGGAACAATTCAACGTTCATAGGAGGCTTGGGAAAAAGAGATGAAGCCATTGAATAAAGAGCAATTAAAAAAATTCCGGAATAAATATGAGAACAGGGGACGGATTGTGCTGAAATGTGCAGACCGCCCGGGAATTGTCGCGGCCGTTTCCAAATTTTTATTTCAGCATAAAGCAAATATCATCGAGTCCAGCCAGTACTCTTCTGACCCGGAAAGCGGCACCTTTTTCCTGCGGATCGAGTTTGAATGCCCGGATTTAAACGGAAAACTCCCTTCCATACGCGATGCCTTCAAACCAATTGGTTCCGAATACAATATGGAGTGGAAAATTGTGCGGGTAGCGGAACTCACCAAGACCGCGATTTTTGTATCAAAGGAGCCGCA is a window encoding:
- a CDS encoding DUF2178 domain-containing protein, with the protein product MTGTLINNWIALSGLIAGVIFAGTAIVFGKRFSKKKRGLDERYHYLMSNAKAISWNITFAVILIAWALVILFEGISLSFFILSGVYVLHCLSLIVSAAYFSRQAG
- a CDS encoding class I SAM-dependent methyltransferase encodes the protein MERKGAKAYDEDAFFTQFMNRRYRADSPNLRIETPAMLELIGSPEGKSVLDLGCGDASLGLALLEKGCSSYLGIEGSNNMFEEAIRVLEDTEGKMELCQMEEYSYPAEVFDLVVSQLAIHYIENMDSLFHSIIHTLKPGGRFVFSLQHPLLTSSGKSAKSGEKRSDWIVDDYFHTGKRVEDWMGEQVVKYHRTAGDYFSALTEAGFIIDKMMEPKPDPALFSDPEEYRRRMRIPLFLLFSCTKE
- a CDS encoding NAD kinase, with product MRFAITSKGDNKSNTLMQKMRSYLSDFELEYDEDRPDIVISVGGDGTLLYAFHRYRSRLDKTAFIGVHTGHLGFYADWVPDEIEKLVIAIAKTPHQIVEYPILEVIIRHNDGGKEARYLALNECTVKAIENSLVMDVEIKGQKFETFRGDGLCISTPSGSTAYNKALGGAILHPSIRAIQLAEMASINNRVFRTVGSPLILPDHHTCMLKPVNDVDFQITIDHLTLLHKDVKSIQCRVAKENVRFARFRPFPFWKRVKDSFIGQ
- a CDS encoding RluA family pseudouridine synthase, whose protein sequence is MMVKEFLKGKQLTKRALTDIKFSGGDIQVNGQKETVRRRLAEGDRVAVMFPEEKPSEGLIPQEIPLSIVYEDDHCIVLNKRAGMPTIPSRLHPDQTVANGLLYHLQKQQLSSTIHIVNRLDKDTSGLMLAAKHRYSHSLFSMQQKEIGIHRAYTAIVHGRVESDEGMINKPIGRKPGSIIEREVREDGQHAVTAYKTLGRKESFSLLSLKLETGRTHQIRVHMSSIGHPLAGDTLYGGLDDRMKRQALHSTELTFWHPFLQKELKFETGLPDDMKEFWLAEK
- the mgtE gene encoding magnesium transporter codes for the protein MSVAEIQKMDELEEELLLAELREERMDAFRELFFDRHSYDQGRWFVKLEPEDRGLLYRFLSPEEMAAIFENIDADEEEVEIYLSEMDSIYAAQMLAQMYADDAVDVLNELDQGQVAGYLTLMEEKAAKEIRELLHYKEFTAGSIMTTEFVAIHAHQTVRSAMQILKTEAPNAETIYYTFVVDEDRRLVGVISLRDLIISDDDTMIAEIMNERVYSVLVSVDQEEAARKIRDYNFLALPVVDINDRLLGIITIDDIVDVIDEEASDDYSKLAGVTDVDSIDKGPFSAAKKRLPWLIILLFLGMLTASMIGRFEKTLDQVAILSVFIPLIAGMAGNTGTQALAVAIRRIALGEIEKETSFKILAREAGTGLIAGAVCGVLVTGVVFMWKGDLLLGMLVGAAILCSLIVAAVAGAMVPIIMHRFKIDPAVASGPFITTINDIISILIYLGLATLFIQNLHS
- a CDS encoding GTP pyrophosphokinase family protein — translated: MDEKEWKRFLAPYQQAVDELKVKLKGSRAEYELDRSHSPIEFVTGRVKPIASILDKAKRKNIDLDKLDSDMQDIAGLRMMCQFTDDIRVVVNMLRKRKDLEIVEERDYISHKKESGYRSYHVVAHYPVQTISGEKKILVEIQIRTLAMNFWATVEHSLNYKYKGNFPDAIRIRLKRAAEAAYRLDEEMSLIKGEIQEAHAIFSRKTETNETD
- the fabI gene encoding enoyl-ACP reductase FabI, producing the protein MNVSLEGRNIVVMGVANKRSIAWGIARSLHNAGARIIFTYAGDRFEKPVKDLADTLDRSDSLFFPCDITNDEEIKQCFADIKAEVSVLHGVAHCIAFANKEDLAGDYMDTTREGFLLAHNISSYSLTAVAKEAKGLMTEGGSIVTLTYLGGERVVKNYNVMGVAKASLDASVKYLAEDLGKEKIRVNSISAGPIRTLSAKGISDFNSILKEIEEKAPLRRTTTPEEVGDTALFLFSDLSRGMTGENLHVDSGYHIIGG
- the prpE gene encoding bis(5'-nucleosyl)-tetraphosphatase PrpE, with protein sequence MKVDIIGDVHGCFQELNDLLEKLGYQEQNGVPVHPEGRKLSFAGDLTDRGPASLQVIEKTAAIVKSEHGFYSPGNHCDKLYRYFKGNKVQIKHGLETTVAELERLSERERNKIRDTFMNLFEQAPIYQVLDNGKLIVAHAGIQEKDIGRYTNRIREFVLYGDVTGRLMENGLPERGDWALQYKGDPLIVYGHTPVKKPRQMNRTINIDTGAVFGGHLTALRYPEEEIVSVPSSMPFDESRFREFPEI
- a CDS encoding monovalent cation:proton antiporter family protein; its protein translation is MEHGASVTSLVIVVLVAFLTPILMHRLRLNFMPVVVAEILMGLVIGKSGFDIVDQDTWLQTLSTLGFIFLMFLSGLEIDFSAFTGGKRKEKLPNGKPVPNTFLASGVVFAGIFVLSILLSLLFVWTGFIKNAFLMTLIISTISLGVVVPTLKEANIMKSNIGQIILLVAVIADLVTMILLAVFASIYGDGGGSIWLLLILFAAGIVLYFVGNRFKNRSFVESMSQGTIQIGTRAVFALIIILVGISETIGAENILGAFLAGVLVSLLSPNKEMVQKLDSFGYGFLIPIFFVMIGVDLDLWKLFEDPKILVLIPLLLVALFLSKLLPILYLRKWYDMRTTLSAGFLLTATLSLVIAATTIGQKANVIDAQMSGALIVTAVLSSIISPIGFKKLFPKQKHEDQKLKVALIGANQMTLPVTRELNPDYYQTVVFHTFQDKMDDQIAESLFEIKELEDYSMESLQKSHVFDADILVVATGDEQTNADIAMFAKEKKVPRVIASISSSELGEKLKDHGVELFSVLLSTKVLLQALIESPDIVRILTNKETGLYQIKMNNSKYAGVTVRSFPFTGDIIFVRIFRGKDSIVPHGDTNLQEGDRLLVTGSSEYVAELRRELQN
- a CDS encoding lytic transglycosylase domain-containing protein — protein: MDIKPFQTMMELQNLRSLDMNSKNQTGQPASEMFSDLLDTMLQFYTGTSNAAEYPSIRSRQMAFGAQPLPSLDSMKATAVKLPAGPASIETIIEEAAKSYGVDPNLIRSVIKQESNFNPEAKSGAGAMGLMQLMPATAKGLGVENPFDPKENVMGGTKYLKQMLTKYDGDVTLALAAYNAGPGNVDKYGGIPPFKETRNYVEKISASYFA
- a CDS encoding CYTH domain-containing protein — protein: MAQHIEIEFKNMLTEDEFQRLSAAFGFEEEDFKEQVNHYFDTNDFQIKAKQAALRTRFKHGEWVLTLKEPAETGLLETEEILSHETARLLMDKQQFPAGIVYNQLSQLGIDPLAVTYFGSLTTWRAEKKSENGLIVLDRSRYLTIEDFELEFEANEFAAGELYFSRLLDMHQIPVRPTKNKVRRFYEQKYKE